The Kutzneria kofuensis genome has a window encoding:
- a CDS encoding glycosyltransferase family 4 protein: MIVPPYFDVPPQAYGGVEAVVADLADALVRRGHRVTLIGAGRPGTAADFLPVWDRTVPERLGEPYPEVMHALAARRAVERLARTEGVDVVHDHTFAGALNAGGYRELGLPTVLTVHGPVNADMHRYYRELGDDVSLVAISDRQRELAPDLNWVATVHNAVRVRDFPFQRDKRDYALFLGRFHPDKAPHLALEAAHAAGLPLVLAGKCAEPIEKEYFDREVRPRLTERDEVFGVADARQKRELLKSARCLLFPIQWEEPFGMVMIEAMACGTPVVALRSGAVPEVVVDGVTGLVLDDPEQLPAALERVRGIEPEKCREHVARLFDVDGLGAGYEAAYRSVLDGATSSLQQLRRDYPALDHDLDRAYDRADLQTSGERT; the protein is encoded by the coding sequence ATGATCGTGCCGCCCTACTTCGACGTCCCGCCCCAGGCCTACGGCGGGGTCGAGGCCGTCGTCGCCGACCTCGCCGACGCGCTGGTCCGACGAGGTCACCGCGTGACCCTGATCGGTGCGGGCCGGCCCGGCACGGCGGCCGACTTCCTGCCGGTGTGGGACCGCACGGTGCCCGAGCGCCTCGGCGAGCCGTACCCGGAGGTCATGCACGCCCTGGCCGCCAGGCGCGCCGTCGAGCGGCTGGCCCGCACCGAGGGCGTGGACGTGGTGCACGACCACACCTTCGCCGGCGCTCTCAACGCCGGCGGCTACCGGGAGCTGGGCCTGCCGACCGTGCTGACCGTGCACGGCCCGGTGAACGCCGACATGCACCGCTACTACCGCGAACTCGGCGACGACGTGAGCCTGGTGGCCATCAGCGACCGGCAGCGCGAACTCGCCCCGGACCTCAACTGGGTCGCGACGGTGCACAACGCGGTCCGCGTGCGGGACTTCCCGTTCCAGCGGGACAAGCGGGACTACGCGTTGTTCCTCGGCCGGTTCCACCCGGACAAGGCCCCGCACCTGGCGCTGGAGGCCGCCCACGCCGCCGGCCTGCCGCTGGTGCTGGCGGGCAAGTGCGCGGAGCCGATCGAGAAGGAGTACTTCGACCGTGAGGTCCGGCCGCGGCTGACCGAGCGGGACGAGGTGTTCGGCGTGGCCGACGCGCGCCAGAAGCGCGAGCTGCTGAAGTCGGCGCGCTGCCTGCTGTTCCCCATCCAGTGGGAGGAGCCGTTCGGCATGGTGATGATCGAGGCGATGGCCTGCGGCACCCCGGTGGTCGCGCTGCGCTCCGGCGCCGTGCCCGAGGTCGTCGTCGACGGCGTCACCGGTCTGGTGCTGGACGACCCGGAACAGCTGCCGGCGGCACTGGAACGGGTGCGGGGCATCGAGCCCGAGAAGTGCCGGGAACACGTCGCCCGACTGTTCGATGTGGACGGTCTCGGCGCCGGGTACGAGGCGGCGTACCGCTCGGTCCTCGACGGCGCCACCAGCTCCCTGCAGCAGCTGCGCCGTGACTACCCGGCGCTGGACCACGACCTCGACCGCGCCTACGACCGAGCCGACCTGCAGACCAGCGGGGAGCGGACGTGA
- a CDS encoding MerR family transcriptional regulator, translating to MALDKLDDADYPAYTTGQAADLLGVQQAFLRSLDTAELVRPHRSGGGHRRYSRRQLELVARIRALFDEGHTLAATARIIGLEDELAAARDQIADLRGQLGAL from the coding sequence GTGGCACTGGACAAGCTCGACGACGCCGACTACCCCGCCTACACCACCGGTCAGGCCGCCGACCTGCTCGGCGTCCAGCAGGCATTCCTGCGGAGCCTGGACACCGCCGAGCTGGTCCGGCCGCACCGGTCCGGCGGCGGCCATCGCCGCTACAGCCGCCGCCAGCTCGAACTGGTGGCCAGGATCCGGGCCCTGTTCGACGAGGGGCACACCCTCGCCGCGACCGCGCGCATTATCGGCCTGGAGGACGAGCTCGCCGCCGCCCGCGACCAGATCGCCGACCTGCGCGGCCAGCTCGGCGCGCTGTGA
- a CDS encoding beta-L-arabinofuranosidase domain-containing protein, with amino-acid sequence MYSLNRRTMLKAVGAVSAGVALASKAEAATAAPTPVGVSAYPFPLSAVRLLASPFLDNMNRTLAYFRFVDPDRLLHMFRINVGLPSSAQPCGGWESPNTELRGHSTGHLMSGLAQAYANTGDTTYKSKGDYLVSSLAACQSASPNAGFHAGYLSAYPESFFDRLESGQQVWAPYYTLHKIMAGLLDQYTLAGNSQALTVLTGMAGWVKWRTDRLSQAQMQAVLDTEFGGMPEVLANLYLVTGNRDHLTTAQRFDHARILDPLAANQDRLAGFHANTQIPKIIGAIREYHASGTTRYRDIADNFWRIVTAHHSYVIGGNSNGEYFQTPDAVASQLSDTTCEVCNTYNMLKLTRQLFFTDPTRAELMDYYELALLNQILGEQDPTSAHGFVTYYTPLRAGGIKTYSNDYGDFTCDHGTGMESQTKFADSIYFYAGETLYVNLFTASVLTWPGRAITVKQDTTFPSASSTRLTIGGSGHIALKIRIPSWTSGATIRVNGAPPSVAVTPGTYATIDRTWADGDVVDVSLPASLSFPRANDNSGVGAVKYGPVVLAGQYGTTDLGGVLPTLRTDTLVQDSANPLRFTATASTGSVSLLPFHQTHHTRYTVYWKIAGAPPQGNSYEAEAGGNTLGGQAAVRSSSGASGGALVGYVGNGTANYLRFNNVTATAGAHRITVYYASGEDRSIAISANGGAATTVGTPNSGGWDTVGSVTATLTLVAGANTILITNAGGWAPDIDRIVVS; translated from the coding sequence ATGTACTCCTTGAACCGACGCACCATGCTCAAAGCCGTCGGCGCGGTCTCCGCCGGTGTCGCACTGGCGTCAAAGGCCGAGGCGGCCACCGCCGCACCGACACCCGTCGGCGTGTCGGCGTACCCGTTCCCGCTCAGCGCGGTGCGGCTGCTGGCGAGCCCGTTCCTCGACAACATGAACCGCACGCTGGCCTACTTCCGGTTCGTCGACCCCGACCGGCTGCTGCACATGTTCCGGATCAACGTCGGCCTGCCCAGCTCGGCGCAGCCCTGCGGCGGCTGGGAAAGCCCGAACACCGAGCTGCGCGGCCACTCCACCGGCCACCTGATGTCCGGCTTGGCTCAGGCGTACGCGAACACCGGCGACACGACCTACAAGAGCAAGGGCGACTACCTGGTCAGCTCGCTGGCGGCCTGCCAGAGCGCGTCACCCAACGCCGGTTTCCACGCCGGCTACCTGTCCGCGTACCCCGAGAGCTTCTTCGACCGGCTGGAGAGCGGCCAGCAGGTGTGGGCGCCGTACTACACCCTGCACAAGATCATGGCCGGCCTGCTGGACCAGTACACCCTGGCCGGCAACAGCCAGGCGCTGACGGTGCTGACCGGCATGGCCGGCTGGGTGAAGTGGCGCACCGACCGGCTCAGCCAGGCCCAGATGCAGGCCGTGCTGGACACCGAGTTCGGCGGCATGCCCGAGGTGCTGGCCAATCTCTACCTGGTCACCGGCAACCGGGACCACCTCACCACCGCACAGCGGTTCGACCACGCCCGCATCCTGGACCCGCTCGCGGCCAACCAGGACCGACTCGCCGGATTCCACGCCAACACCCAGATCCCGAAGATCATCGGGGCGATCCGGGAATACCACGCCAGCGGAACCACCCGGTACCGCGACATCGCGGACAACTTCTGGCGCATCGTCACCGCCCACCACAGCTACGTGATCGGCGGCAACTCCAACGGCGAGTACTTCCAGACCCCGGACGCCGTCGCGAGCCAGCTGTCGGACACCACGTGCGAGGTCTGCAACACCTACAACATGCTCAAGCTGACCCGACAGCTGTTCTTCACCGACCCCACCCGCGCCGAGCTGATGGACTACTACGAACTGGCGCTGCTCAACCAGATCCTCGGCGAGCAGGACCCGACCTCCGCGCACGGATTCGTCACCTACTACACGCCGCTGCGCGCCGGCGGCATCAAGACGTACTCCAACGACTACGGCGACTTCACCTGCGACCACGGCACCGGCATGGAGTCGCAGACCAAGTTCGCCGACAGCATCTACTTCTACGCCGGCGAGACGCTGTACGTGAACCTGTTCACCGCCTCGGTGCTGACCTGGCCGGGCCGCGCGATCACGGTCAAGCAGGACACCACCTTCCCGAGCGCGTCGAGCACGCGGCTCACCATCGGCGGGTCCGGCCACATCGCGTTGAAGATCCGAATCCCGAGCTGGACCTCCGGCGCGACGATCAGGGTCAACGGGGCGCCGCCGAGCGTGGCCGTCACGCCGGGGACGTACGCGACGATCGACCGCACCTGGGCCGACGGTGACGTGGTCGACGTGTCGCTGCCGGCGTCGTTGAGCTTCCCGCGGGCCAACGACAACTCCGGTGTCGGTGCGGTGAAGTACGGCCCCGTGGTGTTGGCCGGCCAGTACGGCACCACCGACCTCGGCGGCGTGCTGCCCACGCTGCGGACGGACACGCTGGTACAGGACTCGGCGAATCCGCTGCGCTTCACCGCGACCGCGAGCACCGGATCGGTGTCCCTGCTGCCGTTCCACCAGACCCACCACACCCGGTACACGGTGTACTGGAAGATCGCGGGCGCGCCGCCACAAGGCAACTCGTACGAGGCGGAGGCCGGCGGCAACACTCTGGGCGGCCAGGCCGCCGTGCGCAGTTCATCCGGAGCCTCGGGAGGAGCCCTGGTCGGCTATGTCGGCAACGGCACCGCGAACTACCTGCGGTTCAACAACGTCACCGCCACCGCCGGCGCGCACAGGATCACCGTCTACTACGCCTCCGGCGAGGACCGGTCGATCGCCATCAGCGCGAACGGCGGCGCGGCGACCACTGTCGGCACGCCGAACAGCGGCGGCTGGGACACCGTCGGCTCCGTGACAGCCACCCTCACGCTCGTGGCCGGCGCCAACACCATCCTGATCACCAACGCCGGCGGTTGGGCCCCCGACATCGACCGAATCGTGGTGAGTTGA
- a CDS encoding RICIN domain-containing protein, giving the protein MKCPVAPRRSVLLAVAALAVMVPATAAHAADGFTSTMVNQANGNCADVPGGAGTSGLQLVQWSCNSGTNQSFTFTPVSGDVYTIGTVTAGDCLDISGASDSDNAAVIQYGCHSGTNQQFHLKPVSGASNTFTVVSVSSGKCVAPSGDSTVNNTALVQLPCSGAASRAWQIAGFGGGGGTTPPPSGYQGIPNLNPNACHNSGLPRAYGTNFQTPNDPYGQGFQNTTALGWDGNYWPVFSYLSGSFFARGVNSTYNGLCGGMYSFSAYNYGGAPGRQSVQWTEDNGYLPAMKTSRTSGNVGITIKNFADKETVNGNSFMLVYTRVSVTDNGSAAVTVPPGGSGPNLVRLTSSALDTVQPGQTSNHDFVVAVDNFGNGAALPTGSVLSGGAPNYDTAYNHMASYWNSRLAELNTFSLPNTTLPNTGNLANPGTAMTNAYKAGTIYNLMTQIGQAQFSGANNYNWILNHDAPGELTAKFETGDFHDGRNLLLTARISEQDNWDEVGANWYWDGVWKTMGAWATYLAKTNDTSFVSQFFHDDAGGSAQWGPSLYTIARVKYPAQLASDGTLQANFDNDSTGRWLFSNFSALQMLASYKYIATRIGQTSEAQWADGAYTKLLNALNTVVGRNQSANGFTYLPCEVDKPNSANRCNTVNDANWASPGWVGQNQWSTMLAGGTLNGVMGDPGQIDRMYQWGFNRLSGSGYPYPTFGAFNGYSTAYNTSYSSDGLFSNNYRDLPITSYAWQIKTTTGGPNAWWEANGDGPDSNNPWIGSHAGPEFGACPYAWPIAGQQQGLLESLVAEGLSSTGTGPYTYTRPLYVGRGVPNGWLTAGQSISVGNLTTSYDVSSGSRSTYGVSLAVSGSGSGRTVTVSLSGTLPGGPVYIQLPVFLSVGVTAVSGGSYNAGTHTVTASANTVTITLAS; this is encoded by the coding sequence ATGAAGTGTCCTGTCGCTCCACGACGATCGGTTCTCCTGGCGGTCGCCGCGCTCGCCGTGATGGTCCCGGCGACCGCGGCGCACGCCGCCGACGGCTTCACCAGCACCATGGTCAACCAGGCCAACGGGAACTGCGCCGACGTACCAGGCGGCGCGGGCACCAGCGGGCTGCAACTCGTCCAGTGGTCCTGCAACTCCGGGACCAACCAGTCGTTCACGTTCACCCCTGTCTCCGGTGACGTGTACACGATCGGCACCGTCACCGCGGGAGACTGCCTCGACATCTCCGGCGCGTCCGACAGCGACAACGCGGCAGTGATCCAGTACGGCTGCCATTCCGGAACGAACCAGCAGTTCCACCTGAAGCCGGTGAGCGGCGCCAGCAACACGTTCACCGTCGTATCGGTCAGCTCCGGCAAGTGCGTCGCTCCATCCGGGGACAGCACGGTGAACAACACCGCCCTGGTCCAACTGCCGTGCTCCGGCGCGGCCAGCCGGGCCTGGCAGATCGCCGGCTTCGGCGGCGGCGGAGGCACGACCCCGCCGCCCAGCGGCTACCAGGGCATCCCGAACCTGAACCCGAACGCGTGCCACAACTCCGGCCTGCCGAGGGCGTACGGCACGAACTTCCAGACCCCGAACGACCCGTACGGCCAGGGTTTCCAGAACACCACGGCACTGGGCTGGGACGGCAACTACTGGCCGGTGTTCTCCTACCTGTCGGGCTCGTTCTTCGCCCGCGGCGTGAACAGCACGTACAACGGGCTGTGCGGCGGCATGTACTCGTTCAGCGCGTACAACTACGGCGGCGCCCCCGGGCGCCAGAGCGTGCAGTGGACCGAGGACAACGGCTACCTGCCCGCGATGAAGACCAGCCGGACGTCGGGCAACGTCGGCATCACCATCAAGAACTTCGCCGACAAGGAGACCGTCAACGGCAACAGCTTCATGCTGGTCTACACCCGGGTTTCGGTCACCGACAACGGGTCCGCCGCGGTGACAGTGCCGCCCGGCGGCTCCGGGCCGAACCTGGTGCGGCTCACCAGCTCCGCACTGGACACCGTGCAGCCCGGGCAGACCAGCAATCACGACTTCGTTGTGGCGGTGGACAACTTCGGCAACGGGGCGGCGCTGCCCACCGGGTCGGTGCTGTCGGGCGGTGCGCCGAACTACGACACCGCCTACAACCACATGGCCTCGTACTGGAATTCGCGGCTGGCCGAGCTCAACACGTTCAGCCTGCCCAACACCACGCTGCCCAACACCGGCAACCTGGCCAATCCGGGCACCGCGATGACCAACGCCTACAAGGCCGGCACGATCTACAACCTGATGACGCAGATCGGCCAGGCGCAGTTCTCCGGGGCCAACAACTACAACTGGATCCTCAACCACGACGCGCCTGGCGAACTGACCGCCAAGTTCGAGACCGGCGACTTTCACGACGGCCGCAACCTGCTGCTGACCGCGCGGATCTCCGAGCAGGACAACTGGGACGAGGTCGGGGCCAACTGGTACTGGGACGGCGTGTGGAAGACGATGGGCGCCTGGGCGACCTATCTGGCCAAGACCAACGACACCTCCTTCGTCAGCCAGTTCTTCCACGACGACGCCGGCGGTTCCGCCCAGTGGGGGCCGAGCCTGTACACCATCGCCCGGGTGAAGTACCCGGCGCAGCTGGCCTCCGACGGCACGCTGCAGGCCAACTTCGACAACGACTCCACCGGCCGCTGGCTGTTCAGCAACTTCTCCGCGCTGCAGATGCTGGCCTCCTACAAGTACATCGCGACCAGGATCGGGCAGACCAGCGAGGCGCAGTGGGCCGACGGTGCCTACACCAAGCTGCTCAACGCCCTCAACACCGTGGTCGGCCGCAACCAGTCGGCGAACGGGTTCACCTATCTGCCGTGTGAGGTGGACAAGCCCAACAGCGCCAACCGCTGCAACACCGTCAACGACGCGAACTGGGCGTCGCCGGGCTGGGTCGGGCAGAACCAGTGGTCGACGATGCTGGCCGGCGGCACGCTGAACGGCGTCATGGGTGACCCCGGACAGATCGACCGGATGTACCAGTGGGGATTCAACCGCCTCTCCGGCAGCGGCTACCCGTATCCCACCTTCGGCGCCTTCAACGGCTACTCCACCGCGTACAACACCTCGTACTCCTCGGACGGGTTGTTCTCCAACAACTACCGGGACCTGCCGATCACCAGCTACGCCTGGCAGATCAAGACCACCACCGGCGGCCCGAACGCCTGGTGGGAGGCCAACGGGGACGGGCCGGACTCCAACAACCCGTGGATCGGCAGCCACGCCGGGCCGGAGTTCGGGGCCTGCCCGTACGCGTGGCCGATCGCCGGCCAGCAGCAGGGGTTGCTGGAGTCCCTGGTGGCCGAGGGCCTGTCGTCGACCGGCACGGGGCCGTACACCTACACGCGGCCGCTCTACGTCGGACGTGGCGTCCCGAACGGCTGGCTCACCGCCGGCCAGAGCATCTCGGTCGGCAACCTGACCACCAGCTACGACGTCTCCTCCGGCAGCCGTTCCACCTACGGCGTGTCGCTCGCGGTCAGCGGCTCCGGCTCGGGCCGCACCGTCACCGTGTCCCTCTCCGGCACCTTGCCCGGCGGCCCGGTCTACATCCAGCTGCCGGTGTTCCTCAGCGTCGGCGTCACCGCCGTCAGCGGCGGCAGCTACAACGCCGGCACACACACCGTCACCGCCAGCGCGAACACGGTGACGATCACCCTGGCCAGCTGA
- a CDS encoding CBM35 domain-containing protein, with translation MALRRLGITGIVVAMTALLAPSAHAAGHTLAVDVGSPFRPVTHVASGGLYALAENGRPADSTLLPIKMNTLTQPPPGVGQKPNGQPPGGDGLLVAPQADRVGAGEVIRMPDIYPDFPYKWVSWDDWLAKVDTMVSRRLAAGSVSNVAAWEIWNEPDGTWNTAAAGDFNAGWTRTVQRIRTRDTVTPVAGPGYSHWDATRMRAFLVNAKNTNTVPDVVVWHELGHTSGSVAADVAAYRSLESSLGISPRPIFINEYAWTDEVDVPGRVANYIAKFERAGVWAADRAFWYEYGTVNGLVVNNNQPTGTWWLYKWYGDMAGSMVTTTPPAQTGLDGFAAYDPTRRRADVVFGDEAGTNSVRVSGLGAMGGTVRVTLESTPASGRFTAVAAPTTISDSTYTVSNGQITVSVPNMSATSAYHLVVQPTGGVPAYQQRYEAENASVFRAQRLSSSSASNGGYVGRIDNSGDPRSDSYVDFVVNVPETRTYTMTIGYANGTGAVATQGLAYNGGSWSTVSYPPTAGWGKFGATTTTTVNLHTGYNVIRLAKGAPYFAGGTGYAELDYIQLN, from the coding sequence ATGGCACTACGACGCCTCGGGATCACCGGCATCGTCGTCGCGATGACCGCCCTGCTCGCACCGTCCGCCCACGCCGCCGGCCACACCCTGGCCGTCGACGTCGGATCGCCGTTCCGGCCGGTCACGCACGTCGCGTCCGGCGGTCTGTACGCCCTGGCCGAGAACGGCCGACCGGCCGACTCGACACTGCTGCCGATCAAGATGAACACCCTCACCCAGCCGCCGCCCGGAGTGGGGCAGAAGCCCAACGGCCAGCCGCCCGGCGGCGACGGCCTGCTGGTCGCGCCGCAGGCGGACCGGGTCGGCGCCGGCGAGGTGATCCGCATGCCGGACATCTACCCGGACTTCCCGTACAAGTGGGTCAGCTGGGACGACTGGCTGGCCAAGGTGGACACGATGGTGTCCAGGCGGCTGGCCGCCGGGTCGGTGAGCAACGTGGCCGCCTGGGAGATCTGGAACGAGCCGGACGGCACCTGGAACACCGCGGCCGCGGGCGACTTCAACGCCGGCTGGACCCGTACCGTGCAACGGATCCGCACTCGCGACACGGTGACGCCGGTCGCCGGGCCCGGCTACTCGCACTGGGACGCCACCCGGATGCGGGCGTTCCTCGTCAACGCCAAGAACACCAACACGGTGCCGGACGTCGTCGTCTGGCACGAGCTGGGCCACACCAGCGGGTCGGTCGCGGCGGACGTGGCGGCCTACCGGTCGCTGGAGTCGTCGCTGGGCATCAGCCCGCGGCCGATCTTCATCAACGAGTACGCGTGGACCGACGAGGTCGACGTGCCCGGCCGCGTCGCGAACTACATCGCCAAGTTCGAGCGGGCCGGCGTGTGGGCGGCCGACCGGGCCTTCTGGTACGAGTACGGCACGGTCAACGGCCTGGTGGTGAACAACAACCAGCCGACCGGCACGTGGTGGCTGTACAAGTGGTACGGCGACATGGCCGGCTCCATGGTGACCACCACGCCGCCGGCCCAGACCGGGCTCGACGGCTTCGCCGCCTACGATCCCACCCGCCGCCGGGCCGACGTCGTGTTCGGCGACGAGGCCGGCACCAACTCCGTGCGCGTCAGCGGTCTCGGCGCGATGGGCGGCACGGTCCGGGTCACCCTCGAGTCCACGCCGGCCTCCGGTCGGTTCACGGCGGTGGCCGCGCCGACGACGATCTCCGACTCCACCTACACCGTCTCCAATGGACAGATCACCGTCTCGGTGCCGAACATGTCGGCGACCAGCGCATACCACCTGGTGGTCCAGCCGACCGGCGGTGTTCCGGCCTACCAGCAACGGTACGAGGCGGAGAACGCGTCGGTGTTCCGGGCCCAGCGGCTGTCCAGCTCCAGCGCGTCCAACGGCGGCTACGTGGGGCGGATCGACAACTCCGGCGATCCGCGCAGCGACAGCTACGTCGACTTCGTCGTCAACGTGCCGGAGACGCGGACCTACACGATGACCATCGGCTACGCCAACGGCACCGGAGCCGTTGCCACCCAAGGACTTGCCTACAACGGCGGCTCGTGGTCGACCGTGAGCTATCCGCCGACCGCCGGCTGGGGCAAGTTCGGCGCCACCACAACCACCACCGTGAACCTGCACACGGGCTACAACGTGATCCGGCTGGCCAAGGGCGCGCCGTACTTCGCTGGCGGCACCGGATACGCGGAACTGGACTACATCCAACTCAACTGA
- a CDS encoding glycoside hydrolase family 127 protein gives MTESVPGPVQPTADAVAALRPLPLTATTVADDSLWGTWLRRNAARTLPHCVSQLHAAGAIDNLRRVTGEVDGEFQNMWFADSDVHKTLEAAAWQLALTPEDVELRAFLDTTAALLAKAQDVDGYLNSYYTVAKPEQRWQELHKSHELYCAGHLIQAAVAADRAGVGAEVVTVARRFADLIVDRFTEVDDVDGHPEIETALVELYRVTGHRPYLDLAKRFVDLRGHGLLNPEHFGAVYLQDHVPVRQADAVAGHAVRQLYLLAGVVDVAVETHDDELLAAARRLWDDAFGAKTYVTGAHGSRHRDEAFGDPYELPADRAYAETCAAIASFQWNWRMLLATGDVRHADEMERVLHNAIAGSTASDGQHFFYSNPLHLRTGHDGSHEDAPSQRLPWYTCACCPPNLARLMASLPGYAVTADDSGLQVQLYTAGEIETTVDGEPVRIAVRTEYPWDGRVELTVTTDAPLTLGLRIPGWCAAEDVRLDGEPVEPVDGYLRLRRDWKPGVAMTLDLPMPARVVRPHPRIDAVRGCVALTRGPLVYCVEQADLPDGVILEDVRVDPSAPVVVNRATGLPDVPVALTVTGTVQATDAPLYPAAPVEETTESLAFTAVPYFLWGNRKPGPMRVWIPAAATE, from the coding sequence ATGACCGAGTCCGTACCCGGTCCCGTCCAGCCCACCGCGGACGCGGTCGCGGCGTTGCGGCCGTTGCCGCTCACCGCGACCACCGTCGCCGACGACAGCCTGTGGGGGACATGGCTGCGGCGCAACGCCGCCCGCACCCTGCCGCACTGCGTCAGCCAGTTGCACGCCGCGGGCGCGATCGACAACCTGCGCCGCGTCACCGGCGAGGTCGACGGCGAGTTCCAGAACATGTGGTTCGCCGACTCCGACGTGCACAAGACGCTGGAGGCCGCCGCGTGGCAACTCGCGTTGACGCCGGAAGACGTCGAGCTGCGGGCGTTTCTCGACACGACCGCGGCGCTGCTGGCCAAGGCTCAGGACGTGGACGGCTACCTCAACTCGTACTACACGGTGGCCAAGCCGGAGCAGCGGTGGCAGGAACTGCACAAGAGCCACGAGCTGTACTGCGCGGGCCACCTCATCCAGGCCGCCGTCGCCGCGGACCGCGCGGGTGTCGGGGCCGAGGTCGTCACGGTCGCGCGCCGGTTCGCGGATCTGATCGTCGACCGGTTCACCGAGGTTGACGACGTCGACGGGCACCCGGAGATCGAGACCGCCCTGGTGGAGCTGTACCGGGTGACCGGCCACCGGCCGTACCTGGACCTGGCCAAGCGGTTCGTCGACCTGCGCGGGCACGGGCTGCTCAATCCGGAGCACTTCGGCGCTGTGTACCTCCAGGATCACGTCCCGGTCCGGCAGGCGGACGCGGTCGCCGGCCATGCGGTGCGGCAGCTCTATCTGCTCGCCGGCGTCGTGGACGTGGCAGTGGAGACGCACGACGACGAGTTGCTGGCGGCCGCGCGACGCCTGTGGGACGACGCGTTCGGCGCGAAGACGTACGTCACCGGTGCGCACGGGTCCCGGCATCGCGACGAGGCCTTCGGCGACCCGTACGAGCTCCCCGCCGACCGCGCGTACGCCGAGACCTGCGCCGCGATCGCGAGCTTCCAGTGGAACTGGCGCATGCTGCTGGCGACCGGTGACGTCCGGCACGCCGACGAGATGGAACGCGTGCTGCACAACGCGATCGCCGGCTCGACCGCCTCGGACGGCCAGCACTTCTTCTACTCCAACCCGCTGCACCTGCGCACCGGCCACGACGGCTCGCACGAGGACGCCCCGTCTCAACGCCTGCCGTGGTACACCTGCGCCTGCTGCCCGCCCAACCTCGCCCGCCTGATGGCCTCCCTGCCCGGGTACGCGGTCACCGCCGACGACAGTGGACTCCAGGTCCAGCTCTACACCGCTGGCGAGATCGAGACCACCGTGGACGGAGAGCCTGTTCGGATCGCCGTACGGACCGAGTACCCGTGGGACGGCCGTGTCGAACTGACCGTCACCACGGACGCGCCGCTCACCTTGGGGCTGAGGATCCCCGGTTGGTGCGCCGCCGAGGACGTGCGCCTGGACGGTGAACCGGTCGAACCGGTCGACGGCTATCTGCGGTTGCGGCGCGACTGGAAGCCGGGCGTCGCCATGACCCTCGATCTTCCGATGCCGGCCCGCGTCGTCCGGCCACATCCGCGGATCGACGCGGTGCGCGGCTGCGTCGCGCTCACCCGCGGCCCGCTCGTCTACTGCGTCGAGCAGGCGGACCTGCCCGACGGTGTGATCTTGGAGGACGTGCGGGTCGACCCGTCCGCGCCGGTGGTGGTCAACCGTGCGACCGGACTGCCGGACGTCCCGGTGGCGCTCACCGTGACCGGAACCGTTCAGGCCACCGACGCTCCGCTGTACCCGGCGGCGCCGGTCGAGGAGACCACCGAATCGCTCGCGTTCACAGCCGTTCCGTACTTCCTGTGGGGAAACCGGAAACCCGGCCCGATGCGGGTGTGGATTCCGGCCGCCGCCACGGAATGA
- a CDS encoding carbohydrate ABC transporter permease, protein MTRTRTGAFYLTGAALAVLFLLPMLWTVFSSVRGREAASGGDGWGLANYQRLLAYGSGLGTYLTNTVVVAVVAVSVTVVTTTLGGYAMVRLPFPGRNVLFLVTLAVLMVPYTTILVPLYILLGWLGLQNSLVGLGLVLAVLQLPFGLFMMRNSFDALPAELEEAALVDGCTITGALRRVLLRGVLPGIVTVALFSFLAAWNEFVAPLIFLTDGSKFTLPVALFNLQSGSLGSVDFGALQAGVVVSALPCVAVFLVLQRYYVRGFTSGALKG, encoded by the coding sequence GTGACGCGGACCCGTACCGGCGCCTTCTACCTCACCGGCGCGGCGCTGGCGGTGCTGTTCCTGCTGCCGATGCTGTGGACGGTCTTCTCGTCGGTGCGCGGCCGGGAGGCCGCGAGCGGCGGCGACGGCTGGGGATTGGCCAACTACCAACGACTTCTCGCCTACGGCAGCGGCCTGGGCACCTATCTGACCAACACGGTGGTGGTCGCCGTCGTCGCGGTCAGCGTCACGGTCGTGACGACGACGCTCGGCGGGTACGCCATGGTCCGGCTGCCGTTTCCCGGGCGCAATGTGCTGTTCCTGGTCACGCTGGCCGTGCTGATGGTGCCGTACACCACGATCCTGGTGCCGCTCTACATCCTGCTCGGCTGGCTCGGTCTGCAGAACTCGCTCGTCGGCCTCGGCCTGGTGCTGGCCGTGCTGCAACTGCCGTTCGGGCTGTTCATGATGCGCAACTCCTTCGACGCGTTGCCGGCCGAACTGGAGGAGGCGGCGCTCGTCGACGGCTGCACGATCACCGGCGCGCTGCGCCGGGTGCTGCTGCGCGGCGTGCTGCCCGGCATCGTGACGGTCGCGCTGTTCTCGTTCCTGGCCGCCTGGAACGAGTTCGTCGCACCGCTGATCTTCCTCACCGACGGCTCGAAGTTCACCCTGCCGGTCGCGTTGTTCAACCTCCAGTCCGGCAGCCTGGGCTCGGTGGACTTCGGCGCGCTGCAGGCCGGCGTGGTCGTCTCCGCCCTGCCGTGCGTCGCCGTGTTCCTCGTGCTGCAGCGCTACTACGTGCGCGGTTTCACCTCTGGCGCCCTCAAGGGCTAG